A stretch of the Paramormyrops kingsleyae isolate MSU_618 chromosome 16, PKINGS_0.4, whole genome shotgun sequence genome encodes the following:
- the rubcnl gene encoding protein associated with UVRAG as autophagy enhancer: MLLILFCFLFSPQVNFIGLSTAFLLLGHGPVPDVLITQLSPTRPVQEVFIRKSYLSLSSTLAAEGSSCSGSKREESPPFGAELDRRGVPHRQRSPVFQRWKAHTGMPPVLLPGSSRAGEKPHCASLSSGLNRFLNTLLQHPLSTQPRTPKACTSSSTSPAPGPTEAPHRGAHASEQIHRVSRDLDKENAHFIVVDMVLEVLEEAVWASQTQRGPRLAGRRGQRKPRHRASAALSAPTADIQPVDSSPIFTQAKPPGDQACDPGCGTDQISATGSADSSPLKSSLIPTIPCSAEALAQQLMSAFWKQWLPQQSRWCRSGPRVLRLDELLSSRNSMMMENSPALTEEIRQKSRMRGTHTWTPPRFQIICNIHPPKKRSTIVASQQYLCAGCGTEVEVRYIKKLRYCEYLGKYLCDCCHSLDESVVPGHIVEHWDFTRYPVCNFSKQLLENIWHQPLFNATSISRSLHPRPRELEKFRELQEQLVSIKKFLAACRLADGLLQEFQQLPHHLTQDPPLLSLDDLLGIKRGSLVAQAKALLRKALAHVDHCELCLANGFICEFCQGSDVIFPFQKETCKRCTACKACFHSDCFRNAGCPRCTRIETRKKLMDPCAVPEA, translated from the exons ATGCTgcttattttgttttgctttcttttttcccctcaagttaattttattggACTCTCTACAGCATTTCTGCTTCTAGGCCATGGTCCTGTTCCTGACGTGCTCATCACGCAGCTCTCTCCCACGAGACCTGTGCAGGAGGTCTTCATAAGAAAGAGCTATCTCAGTCTCAGCAGTACGCTGGCTGCAGAGGGCTCCAGCTGCAGTGGGTCCAAGCGGGAGGAATCGCCCCCCTTTGGGGCTGAACTGGATCGGAGGGGCGTTCCCCACCGTCAGAGAAGTCCGGTCTTCCAGCGCTGGAAAGCTCACACAGGGATGCCCCCGGTCCTGCTCCCCGGATCCTCCCGCGCTGGGGAGAAGCCCCACTGCGCCTCGCTCTCATCTGGCCTGAACCGATTCCTGAACACCTTGCTCCAGCATCCACTCAGCACCCAGCCCAGAACACCCAAGGCTTGCACCAGCTCCAGCACCAGCCCAGCACCAG GACCCACAGAAGCACCTCACAGAGGTGCACATGCTTCAGAGCAGATCCACAGGGTCAGCAGAGACCTGGATAAG GAGAACGCCCACTTCATTGTGGTGGACATGGTACTGGAGGTGCTGGAGGAGGCTGTGTGGGCATCTCAGACACAGAGGGGGCCCCGGCTGGCAGGGAGGCGCGGCCAGCGCAAGCCCAGGCACAGGGCCAGTGCTGCGCTCTCTGCACCCACCGCAG ACATCCAGCCCGTGGACTCAAGCCCCATCTTCACCCAGGCAAAACCCCCTGGAGACCAGGCATGTGACCCAG GCTGTGGGACTGACCAAATATCTGCCACTGGAAGTGCTGACTCTTCCCCACTGAA ATCCTCTTTGATACCCACAATCCCCTGCTCTGCTGAGGCCCTGGCCCAACAGCTGATGTCAGCTTTCTGGAAGCAGTGGCTCCCCCAGCAGAGCCGCTGGTGCCGGTCGGGGCCGCGGGTCCTAAGGCTGGACGAG TTGCTATCCAGCAGGAACTCCATGATGATGGAGAACAGCCCCGCTTTGACGGAGGAGATCAGGCAGAAGTCCAGGATGAGAGGAACTCACACCTGGACCCCACCCCGTTTCCAGATCATCTGCAACATCCACCCCCCAAAGAA GCGAAGCACAATTGTGGCTTCACAGCAGTACCTGTGCGCCGGCTGTGGCACTGAGGTGGAAGTCA GGTACATCAAGAAACTGCGATACTGCGAGTACCTGGGCAAGTACCTCTGCGACTGCTGCCATAGCCTGGACGAGTCGGTGGTCCCGGGTCACATTGTTGAGCACTGGGACTTCACCCGCTACCCCGTGTGCAACTTCTCCAAGCAGCTCCTGGAGAACATATGGCATCAGCCCCTCTTCAATGCCACCAGCATAAGCAGGAGCCTGCACCCCAGGCCTCGGGAGCTGGAAAAGTTCAGG GAACTTCAGGAGCAACTGGTATCCATTAAGAAGTTCCTGGCAGCATGCAGACTGGCAGATGG GCTCCTGCAGGAATTTCAGCAGCTGCCCCATCACCTAACTCAGGACCCGCCTCTTCTCTCTTTGGACGACCTTCTGGGCATCAAGCGCGGGTCTCTAGTGGCACAGGCCAAAGCACTGCTGCGGAAGGCCCTCGCCCACGTGGATCACTGTGAG CTCTGCCTTGCCAACGGCTTCATCTGTGAGTTCTGCCAAGGCTCTGATGTCATCTTCCCCTTCCAAAAGGAGACGTGTAAACGCTGTACAG CATGCAAGGCCTGTTTCCATAGTGACTGCTTCCGAAATGCAGGATGTCCTCGATGTACTCGAATTGAGACTCGCAAGAAGCTAATGGACCCTTGTGCTGTGCCAGAGGCATAG